Proteins encoded in a region of the Quercus lobata isolate SW786 chromosome 8, ValleyOak3.0 Primary Assembly, whole genome shotgun sequence genome:
- the LOC115956291 gene encoding G-type lectin S-receptor-like serine/threonine-protein kinase LECRK3, with protein MLLASLPPESPGLFNFPTTHPTSWLSPTNLFAFGFYQQGNGFSVGIWLVGMNNKTVVWTANRDNPPVTSKAKLEFTKDGKLLLITEEGQKHLIASSATNSVSHAAMLDSGNFVLYDKDSNYIWQSFDYPTDTILGDQALFTGGQLLSSSSESDQLTGRFHLVMQFDGNLVSYPANSEEAEPDAYWSTNTYYRNGVNFHLYLNSSGSLIIVNESNSETVRTIYPDPDSSSTSSINLDNNNNTIYSATLDADGIFRLYSHTYDERRNYRVSRLWSALNSPCDVKGFCGFNSFCTLYDDQGNCDCLPGHDFVDPNRRTLGCERHFSEVGCRGGKENAVSYNMSTMDNMVWGNTPYFSAKMTMEECSSSCLEDCNCGAALFKNNLCQKQQFPLKYVSRDINAGYPAFLKVGLNPIKPLPPVVSNTVIITSKIAKLQIVLLTLGFTILSCLSLATFGRFILKIRVLTYKRVLRNGILGLPEEVTLRLFTYAELKRATNGFKEELGKGSFGAVYKGALNKGKKLVAVKRLEKLVEEGEREFHAEMRAIGRTHHRNLVRLLGFCAEESKRLLVYEYMSNGSLADLLFGAMWRPDWNERLRIAMDVSRGVLYLHEECEAPIIHCDIKPQNILMQGRSQKFWNAKISDFGLAKFLMPDQTRTFTGVRGTRGYVAPEWHKNIPISVKADVYSYGIVLLEIVCCRKNIDVNASTAEEIVLSSWAYKCFAARDVYKLVIGEEVDMMSLEKMVKVGLWCIQEEPALRPSMKSVVLMLEGITEVPVPPCPTTLSM; from the exons ATGTTGTTAGCTTCTTTACCTCCAGAGTCTCCCGG GCTCTTCAATTTCCCCACAACTCACCCTACTTCATGGCTTTCGCCTACTAACCTATTTGCATTTGGATTCTATCAGCAAGGCAATGGCTTTTCTGTTGGAATTTGGTTGGTTGGTATGAACAACAAAACAGTTGTGTGGACAGCAAATCGTGACAATCCACCAGTCACTTCAAAGGCAAAGCTGGAATTTACCAAGGATGGTAAGCTTCTGTTAATAACAGAGGAAGGACAGAAACACCTTATTGCTAGTAGTGCAACAAACTCAGTTTCTCATGCCGCCATGCTTGATTCTGGAAATTTTGTGCTCTATGACAAGGATTCCAACTACATCTGGCAGAGTTTTGATTATCCTACTGATACCATTTTAGGAGATCAGGCTCTGTTCACTGGAGGTCAACTGCTCTCCAGTTCGAGTGAGAGTGACCAATTAACTGGACGGTTTCATCTCGTGATGCAGTTTGATGGAAACCTTGTTTCATACCCAGCAAACAGTGAAGAAGCCGAGCCAGATGCGTATTGGAGTACTAACACTTATTATAGAAATGGAGTCAATTTTCACCTTTATCTTAATTCTTCCGGCAGTTTGATCATCGTCAACGAGTCCAATTCAGAAACCGTCCGTACCATTTATCCTGATCCAGATTCGTCCAGCACTAGCAGCATCAACctcgacaacaacaacaataccATATACAGTGCAACACTTGATGCTGATGGAATTTTTCGATTGTATTCTCACACCTACGATGAGAGAAGAAACTACAGAGTATCTCGTTTGTGGTCAGCATTAAATAGTCCATGTGACGTAAAGGGTTTCTGTGGCTTCAACAGCTTTTGTACACTATATGACGACCAAGGCAACTGTGATTGCCTTCCAGGGCACGATTTTGTAGACCCCAATCGAAGGACTCTTGGCTGTGAGAGACACTTTTCAGAAGTGGGGTGTAGAGGTGGGAAAGAAAATGCAGTTTCTTATAACATGAGTACTATGGATAACATGGTGTGGGGAAACACCCCGTATTTTTCTGCAAAAATGACAATGGAAGAATGCAGCAGCTCATGTTTGGAAGACTGCAATTGTGGGGCGGCACTATTCAAGAATAATCTTTGCCAGAAACAACAGTTTCCACTGAAATATGTTAGTAGAGATATAAATGCCGGGTACCCGGCGTTCTTGAAGGTGGGTCTCAACCCAATTAAACCACTGCCACCCGTTGTTTCCAACACGGTCATAATCACAAGCAAAATAGCGAAGTTACAAATTGTTCTTCTAACTTTGGGTTTTACTATATTGTCATGTTTATCTCTTGCAACCTTTGGCCGTTTCATTctcaaaattagagttttaacTTACAAAAGGGTGTTAAGGAATGGAATTTTGGGCCTGCCTGAGGAGGTAACCTTAAGATTGTTCACGTATGCTGAGCTCAAAAGAGCAACAAATGGTTTTAAGGAAGAGTTGGGTAAAGGTTCTTTTGGAGCAGTTTACAAAGGTGCTCTAAACAAAGGTAAAAAACTAGTTGCAGTGAAGAGACTAGAGAAATTAGTTGAAGAAGGTGAAAGAGAGTTTCACGCGGAGATGCGAGCAATTGGAAGAACCCATCACAGGAACTTGGTTCGGTTGCTGGGTTTCTGCGCTGAGGAGTCTAAAAGGCTTCTAGTTTATGAATATATGAGCAATGGCTCCCTTGCTGACCTTCTGTTCGGGGCTATGTGGCGTCCAGATTGGAATGAGAGGTTGAGAATTGCAATGGATGTTTCAAGAGGAGTTCTCTATCTACATGAAGAGTGTGAGGCCCCTATCATTCATTGTGATATAAAGCCTCAAAACATTTTGATGCAGGGGCGGAGCCAGAAATTTTG GAATGCTAAAATCTCTGACTTTGGGCTGGCCAAGTTCTTAATGCCAGATCAGACAAGGACCTTCACTGGGGTCAGAGGAACAAGAGGGTATGTGGCACCAGAATGGCATAAGAACATCCCTATATCAGTGAAGGCAGATGTTTACAGTTACGGGATTGTGCTCTTGGAAATTGTATGTTGCAGAAAGAACATAGATGTTAACGCATCCACTGCAGAGGAGATTGTCCTTTCTTCTTGGGCCTATAAGTGCTTTGCTGCTAGAGATGTATACAAGCTTGTGATTGGTGAAGAGGTAGATATGATGAGCTTGGAGAAAATGGTGAAGGTGGGACTGTGGTGCATTCAAGAAGAACCAGCTCTTCGCCCCTCTATGAAGAGTGTCGTCTTGATGTTAGAAGGTATTACTGAAGTACCAGTTCCCCCATGTCCAACTACTCTCTCCATGTAA